A part of Aspergillus flavus chromosome 1, complete sequence genomic DNA contains:
- a CDS encoding putative extracellular matrix protein → MRAFESVFAAIACLAHIGMTDALSFTQWPGVIHTGEDNTVKWIGDPDLPTTITLRRGAANDLGDVYVLTRDARGNEYTWKANDDLQDGSDYALQIQQNEEINYTGHIIVEHPNGQAPSSKGPRPDEDPNSPDFSTAPRNGTTGVAKGNNATITVTHVKHDDKPSTGNNHTSNKSAVSAKTQSDDASLRNWSPNLILAVVAVLYLNY, encoded by the exons ATGCGTGCGTTCGAATCTGTCTTCGCAGCCATTGCCTGCTTGGCCCATATTGGCATGACAGATGCATTGTCCTTCACTCAGTGGCCAGGTGTCATCCATACTGGTGAAGACAATACCGTGAAGTGGATCGGTGACCCCGACCTC CCCACGACTATTACCCTTCGCAGGGGCGCGGCGAACGACCTTGGCGACGTGTATGTCCTTACGCGTGATGCCCGTGGGAATGAATACACCTGGAAGGCCAATGATGACCTGCAGGATGGCTCAGATTACGCTCTGCAAATTCAACAAAACGAAGAAATCAACTACACCGGACATATAATTGTCGAGCATCCCAACGGCCAAGCACCATCTTCAAAGGGGCCGCGTCCCGATGAGGACCCTAACTCCCCAGATTTCAGTACAGCTCCGCGTAACGGGACAACGGGTGTCGCAAAGGGCAACAACGCGACTATTACAGTTACTCATGTCAAACATGATGATAAACCAAGTACGGGTAATAACCACACTTCCAATAAAAGTGCCGTGTCTGCTAAGACGCAGTCAGACGATGCGTCTCTTCGCAACTGGTCGCCTAACTTGATCCTGGCCGTCGTCGCTGTTCTGTACCTCAACTATTAG
- a CDS encoding RNAPII transcription regulator C-terminal-domain-containing protein has translation MSALQTFLLVVDHDKQEAKQIAERIAQDVETKKTTLIEVVQSLGEYINDEDPILRGKAVSYLTSVIKSLPPRFLSRQQIQVLTTFFCDRIEDGGAVAGLDTLQKLDRFNKALAEEVAQAIFEHFQDLQSRSQSQRFQVYQLLNELMVNHRSALHSMGDHSLVGIVDLMTGEKDPRNLMLVFSILKVVMVEWDISNHAELLFDSVYNYFPITFRPPPNDPYGITAQDLKDRLQDCISSTSLFAPHSIPSLLDKLDSTSPNVKKDALNALIACINSYDPDTVSRYSITIWDALKFEVLNAQEELLSELSLQALQDIAKRLSEGVSQVSDQLPLAQYMRPITRECNDQLREPQQKQAKPAQQILGFLSAASFASFMLAVQAVVAPLLTIYQEADGIAKQRALLDTLVVLFDSAIKIFGEWTTRTPETNIENPLLEFKDQFSDIFGQALMGVIKEEVSFRVSALKGFLRLSTLRNFFQDNEVGLFVQYLDEILLKEESVGRDDLKKEAIAALTEISKHKPRLIMDITFPAFVATLPDFDDGTNSNYLPTLESLAQISVEKDIFETLVRRLLSKFNILLQKEQPGSVAYPRAILVTILYVMSQRKMDQDPNLELYYDKIVVSLCRNAAISASGKANNNILNDATVLDTLGRLCNLIVRALPRNKQDEVAENVYTLYSSADDFPSVPFSQSASDDQQRTMIISTYLLAGLPTDCASLPYTSPNMSALLFDVVKRSTTECAPATHLALLRHLSLLVNKFLPKSELSLATELFDTLLPSNAEGKTLSPESIKTLFWLSKALVLRLAPKTSDHLTSLLSLLSSPDKVTSTTAAHGFAILLRDDDVLSTANGANIRLLSKQRVFTTLVPLISSKIREVNVAGSDSPTPEHIKPAHLTALSGILSTIPPSLVMPELPTLLPLLLQSLDLQTSESQSVRIATLETLAVIIRDNGVGVIEECGHIQSLVTRLLKTAEHKPAGDKAAAVNSPRLRADALRCLFLLAQTPVSDAPAVAKAGKLSPLLPVKAEVVRSLGFVLDDPKRDVRKAAVDARGAWLRGVDDPPDDDE, from the exons ATGTCGGCGTTGCAGACATTTCTGCTGGTCGTGGACCATGACAAGCAGGAGGCTAAGCAGATTGCTGAACGAATTGCTCAAG atgtggagacCAAGAAAACGACCCTTATCGAAGTCGTTCAGTCTTTGGGAGAATACATCAATGATGAGGATCCGATCTTGCGAGGCAAAGCAGTTTCCTATCTCACTTCTGTGATTAAATCACTCCCGCCGAGGTTCCTTTCGAGACAACAAATTCAAGTCTTAACTACCTTCTTTTGTGACCGTatagaagatggaggagctgtCGCTGGGCTGGATACACTTCAGAAGTTGGATCGCTTCAACAAAGCATTAGCGGAGGAGGTCGCACAAGC CATCTTTGAACATTTTCAAGACCTGCAGTCTCGATCACAATCCCAGAGATTTCAAGTTTACCAGTTACTGAACGAACTGATGGTAAACCATCGTTCGG CTCTCCACAGCATGGGAGACCACTCGCTGGTTGGAATAGTGGACCTTATGACAGGCGAAAAAGACCCTAGGAACCTCATGCTTGTGTTTTCTATCCTgaaggtggtgatggtggaatGGGATATCTCCAACCACGCCGAG CTACTTTTTGACTCCGTGTATAACTACTTTCCGATCACATTTAGACCACCACCGAATGACCCGTACGGCATTACAGCCCAGGACCTAAAAGATCGTTTACAGGATTGCATCTCATCGACGAGTCTATTTGCTCCACATTCTATTCCATCTTTGTTAGATAAACTGGACTCGACGTCACCGAATGTTAAG AAAGATGCACTTAATGCATTGATTGCCTGTATTAACTCTTACGACCCGGATACTGTGTCCAGATATTCCATTACGATATGGGATGCTTTGAAGTTCGAAGTGCTCAATGCACAGGAGGAGCTTCTGTCTGAGTTGTCTTTGCAGGCTCTACAAGACATCGCTAAGCGATTATCAGAAGGTGTCTCGCAGGTCTCCGATCAGTTGCCTCTTGCACAATACATGCGGCCAATCACTAGGGAATGTAACGACCAATTACGAGAGCCACAACAGAAACAAGCGAAGCCTGCACAGCAGATTCTAGGCTTCTTATCCGCGGCTTCCTTTGCATCGTTTATGTTGGCTGTACAAGCAGTTGTCGCGCCGCTTCTGACGATCTATCAAGAAGCCGATGGCATCGCTAAGCAAAGGGCCCTCCTGGACACATTGGTGGTTCTTTTTGACTCCGCAATCAAGATTTTCGGTGAATGGACAACCCGTACACCTGAGACGAATATAGAAAATCCCCTGCTTGAGTTCAAAGATCAGTTTTCGGACATCTTTGGTCAGGCTTTAATGGGCGTGATCAAGGAAGAGGTGTCTTTCCGTGTCTCTGCTTTGAAGGGTTTCTTACGTCTTTCCACCCTGCGCAACTTCTTCCAAGATAATGAAGTGGGCTTGTTTGTGCAGTATCTTGACGAGATCCTTCTAAAGGAGGAATCCGTAGGCCGAGATGACCTGAAAAAGGAAGCAATTGCAGCTTTGACTGAAATTTCGAAGCATAAACCGAGGCTGATCATGGATATAACTTTCCCTGCTTTTGTGGCCACGCTTCCTGACTTTGACGATGGGACAAACTCCAATTACCTACCAACTCTGGAAAGCCTCGCACAAATTAGTGTCGAGAAGGATATTTTTGAGACATTAGTTCGTCGTTTACTTAGCAAGTTCAATATCTTGCTGCAAAAAGAACAACCAGGCTCTGTAGCCTACCCCAGGGCGATCCTTGTAACGATTCTCTATGTTATGagccaaagaaagatggaCCAAGACCCAAACTTGGAGCTGTACTACGACAAGATAGTGGTTAGCCTGTGCCGCAATGCCGCAATTTCAGCTTCAGGGAAGGCTAACAACAATATTTTGAATGATGCCACGGTCTTGGATACTCTTGGAAGACTCTGTAACCTCATTGTCCGGGCGTTGCCGAGAAACAAGCAGGATGAAGTTGCGGAGAACGTCTATACGCTGTACTCTTCCGCTGACGACTTTCCATCGGTTCCATTTTCGCAATCAGCTAGCGATGATCAACAGCGCACGATGATCATTTCGACGTATCTCCTTGCAGGACTCCCGACTGATTGCGCTAGTCTCCCTTATACCAGCCCCAACATGTCTGCTTTGCTCTTCGATGTAGTAAAGCGGTCTACCACTGAATGTGCACCTGCAACTCATCTTGCACTATTGCgccatctttctcttttagtGAACAAGTTCCTGCCCAAGTCCGAACTGAGCCTTGCTACAGAGTTGTTCGACACGCTCCTCCCTTCTAATGCTGAGGGGAAGACACTTAGTCCTGAGTCTATCAAGACCCTTTTCTGGCTTTCAAAAGCCCTAGTTTTGCGTCTTGCACCAAAGACATCAGATCATCTGACTTCCTTGCTATCGCTTCTATCATCCCCAGACAAAGTAACCAGCACCACAGCTGCTCACGGTTTCGCAATTCTCCTTAGAGACGACGACGTGCTCTCCACCGCGAACGGAGCCAACATCCGCCTACTCTCGAAACAACGTGTTTTCACGACTCTGGTGCCTCTCATCTCAAGCAAGATCCGCGAAGTCAATGTTGCAGGCAGTGACTCGCCGACCCCCGAACATATCAAGCCGGCACACTTAACAGCTTTGTCTGGAATTCTATCCACCATTCCCCCATCTCTGGTAATGCCTGAGCTCCCCACTCTCCtacctcttctcctccaaagTTTGGACCTTCAAACATCGGAATCCCAATCCGTCCGAATCGCAACCCTCGAGACCCTTGCCGTCATCATCCGCGATAACGGTGTCGGGGTCATTGAAGAATGCGGTCATATCCAAAGCCTGGTAACCCGTCTCCTCAAAACAGCAGAACATAAACCCGCGGGCGATAAGGCGGCCGCAGTGAACAGTCCCCGACTGCGTGCCGATGCCCTAAGatgtcttttcttgctcGCGCAGACACCAGTCTCTGATGCCCCCGCCGTTGCTAAAGCAGGGAAACTATCCCCACTTCTACCGGTAAAGGCTGAGGTGGTTCGCTCTTTGGGCTTCGTTCTGGATGACCCGAAACGTGATGTGCGTAAAGCTGCTGTTGATGCTCGTGGTGCCTGGCTCAGGGGTGTGGATGATCCTCCTGATGACGATGAGTAA
- a CDS encoding uncharacterized protein (conserved hypothetical protein), producing MRHQTFTPIFLIFLIICTISIASGFPLRKRLPRPFVDLPHLRHEQRLQENSELKQWLQNQQPIMTPNIAMPPSEGSRRPQDSDSDGPVISDVLPKNRGINIFASLTRDFEPIDSRFNDATKNVTVLAPRNSVIQGLPRKPWENPDDYAQFGEAKAYEGQEGQDRAKSNLKRFVEAHIVPRSPWNEGNEVETLGGDKLSWAKDGDKIFIQPGNIEVDSIAEQVSNGEVWILNGVINYR from the exons ATGCGACACCAAACCTTTACACCGAtctttctaatttttttGATTATTTGCACAATATCTATAGCATCGGGCTTTCCTCTTCGCAAGCGTCTGCCGCGTCCGTTTGTCGATCTGCCTCACTTACGGCACGAACAGCGCCTACAGGAGAACAGCGAACTGAAGCAGTGGCTTCAGAATCAGCAGCCCATCATGACCCCTAATATTGCTATGCCGCCCAGTGAGGGGAGCAGACGGCCTCAGGATTCCGACAGTGATGGCCCTGTGATATCCGATGTTCTTCCTAAAAACCGTGGCATCAATATCTTTGCTTCTCTTACGAGGGATTTTGAGCCCATCGATTCTCGCTTCAACGATGCGACAAAGAATGTAACCGTCCTGGCCCCTCGCAACAGCGTAATCCAAGGACTTCCGCGTAAGCCTTGGGAGAATCCGGATGACTATGCACAGTTCGGAGAGGCGAAGGCCTATGAAGGGCAGGAAGGGCAGGACCGAGCGAAAAGCAACCTGAAGCGTTTTGTAGAGGCTCACATAGTACCCAGAAGCCCTTGGAATGAAGGGAATGAAGTAGAGACTCTTGGGGGAGACAAGTTGAGCTGGGCTAAAGATGGAGATAAGATCTTT ATCCAACCGGGAAATATTGAGGTTGACAGTATTGCAGAACAAGTTTCAAATGGTGAAGTATGGATCTTGAACGGCGTTATCAACTACCGTTGA
- a CDS encoding integral membrane protein DUF106-domain-containing protein yields the protein MAIHSYWILFPITIVMILTGILRHYATVLMNTPPKPASTLAESRERLSLLRGVNLRNNASAVLSKDAFEMRKNYLVSAYQSGEFLKDPASRGQPPANPMTDPAGMEAMMGMMKGNMMMMIPQTLIMSWINAFFSGFVILKLPFPLTIRFKSMLQSGVMTRDLDVRWVSSLSWYFLNLFGLQSVFGFILGSDNAANHMSQQMATMNPAMGANPFQPGQDPDKLYQSEAENLAVMEHFCILDGIEDRILHNIASKEGLI from the exons ATGGCGATTCACAGTTATTGGATCCTGTTCCCCATCACCATTGTTATG ATACTGACAGGTATCCTTCGTCACTATGCTACAGTTTTGATGAACACCCCTCCTAAGCCTGCGTCTACTCTGGCCGAATCCCGTGAGCGTCTCTCGCTCCTGCGCGGAGTCAATCTCCGCAACAATGCTTCAGCAGTCCTCTCTAAAGATGCGTTTGAAATGCGCAAGAACTATCTTGTCTCAGCGTACCAAAGTGGCGAGTTCCTAAAGGACCCGGCCAGCCGCGGTCAACCCCCAGCAAATCCGATGACTGACCCTGCGGGCATGGAGGCTATGATGGGTATGATGAAGGGaaatatgatgatgatgatcccGCAGACTCTTATTATGAGCTGGATTaatgccttcttctctggaTTCGTTATCC TTAAGCTGCCGTTCCCCCTCACCATCCGGTTCAAGTCTATGCTTCAGTCTGGTGTCATGACTCGGGACTTGGACGTTAGGTGGGTATCCAGTTTGTCATGGTACTTCCTCAATTTGTTTGGTCTTCAGTCTGTGTTCGGGTTCATCCTGGGTAGCGACAACG CTGCGAATCACATGTCCCAACAAATGGCTACTATGAACCCTGCCATGGGTGCCAATCCCTTCCAGCCTGGCCAAGATCCCGATAAATTGTATCAAAGTGAAGCAGAGAACTTGGCAGTCATGGAGCATTTTTGCATTTTGGATGGCATTGAGGACAGAATACTGCACAATATTGCTTCAAAGGAGGGCCTCATTTGA
- a CDS encoding putative signal peptidase complex component (unnamed protein product), which translates to MASAEAHKVPVYSVNDLKSTTDDALAPHLTTLPQPYAFTQDHTKTNVRFLLGYSAVAIAAFTFYADRKLGWEATQSTWVIAAVVSYFVLNTLLTYWIWAVEAGEVFRGKRKSGETITIRSSGKKHSPLYKLRVQYTSSANKVLEEKEIETSFTTWFSADGTFHPEPLKKWLASEIQVLRLAAKEK; encoded by the exons ATGGCGTCTGCAGAGGCACACAAAGTGCCCGTTTACTCTGTCAATG atCTTAAATCAACAACAGATGATGCCCTAGCACCGCATTTAACTACCCTACCCCAGCCCTACGCCTTTACTCAAGACCACACGAAGACCAACGTCCGCTTCCTTCTAGGCTATTCCGCCGTCGCCATTGCAGCATTCACATTCTATGCCGATCGCAAGCTAGGATGGGAGGCAACACAGTCAACATGGGTCATAGCGGCCGTGGTTTCGTACTTTGTCCTGAACACCTTGCTCACATATTGGATCTGGGCCGTGGAGGCTGGTGAGGTATTTCGTGGAAAGCGCAAGTCTGGTGAAACG ATTACCATTCGCTCCTCCGGGAAGAAACACTCTCCGTTGTATAAACTCCGTGTGCAGTATACATCTTCTGCGAACAAAGTCCtcgaggaaaaggaaatagagaCGTCTTTCACAACCTGGTTTTCTGCAGATGGAACTTTTCACCCTGAGCCTCTTAAGAAGTGGCTAGCAAGCGAGATCCAGGTCCTGCGGCTTGCTGCAAAGGAGAAATGA
- a CDS encoding methylenetetrahydrofolate dehydrogenase/methylenetetrahydrofolate cyclohydrolase (methylenetetrahydrofolate dehydrogenase [NAD+]) yields MPTSSDAAPATCKVVLSKNVVSSLLSEVQEGVKTLEKPPHLVGFLANNDPAALMYAQWTEKTCEENGFRYSLRQVDREELEEAILAANVDSDVDGIIVYYPIFNNRQDQYLQQLVDVSKDVEGLSHRYIFNMYQNIRFLDPETKRQKCILPCTPLAIIKILEYLKVYNTILPYGNRLFGHTICVVNRSEVVGRPLAALLANDGACVYSVDVTGIQKFTRGEGIKKRRHEVHDLEGKTLKDVVPLCDVVISGVPGDKYKFDTSLLREGAVCLNFSSEKNFGPEVKEKASIFMPSTGKVTIAVLLRNLLRLIQNRRVDDVKPAEATERPGTLEAAT; encoded by the exons ATGCCTACTTCTTCCGACGCAGCGCCGGCCACCTGCAAGGTCGTGCTCTCTAAAAATGTCGTTTCTAGCCTCCTTTCTGAGGTTCAGGAAGGAGTGAAGACGCTGGAGAAGCCCCCTCACCTGGTGGGATTCTTGGCCAACAATGATCCTGCGGCACTTATGTATGCCCAGTGGACTGAAAAGACCTGCGAAGAAAA TGGCTTCCGCTATTCTCTCCGTCAAGTCGATCGCGAAGAGCTCGAGGAGGCTATCCTGGCTGCCAATGTCGACTCGGATGTTGACGGCATCATTGTATACTACCCCATCTTCAACAACCGGCAAGACCAGTACTTGCAGCAGCTCGTCGATGTATCCAAGGATGTAGAGGGTCTAAGCCATCGCTACATCTTCAACATGTACCAGAACATCCGATTCCTCGACCCAGAGACCAAGCGACAGAAATGTATTCTCCCTTGCACACCCCTCGCCATTATCAAGATTCTCGAGTACCTCAAAGTCTACAATACGATTTTGCCCTATGGCAACCGTCTTTTTGGACACACTATCTGTGTAGTGAACCGGTCGGAGGTTGTCGGTCGGCCGCTGGCGGCTTTGCTGGCTAACGATGGAGCCTGCGTCTACAGTGTGGATGTGACTGGTATCCAAAAGTTCACTAGAGGTGAAGGTATCAAAAAGCGGAGACACGAAGTCCACGACTTGGAAGGCAAGACACTGAAGGATGTGGTGCCTTTGTGTGATGTCGTCATCTCTGGTGTTCCCGGGGACAAGTACAAGTTCGATACCAGCCTCCTCAGAGAGGGTGCTGTGTGTCTTAACTTCTCCAGTGAGAAG AACTTCGGACCGGAAGTCAAGGAGAAAGCCTCTATCTTTATGCCTTCCACTGGAAAGGTGACAATCGCCGTTCTCCTCAGAAACTTACTA AGACTCATACAGAACCGGAGAGTGGATGACGTGAAGCCTGCTGAAGCCACCGAGCGCCCAGGCACTCTGGAAGCTGCCACCTAG
- a CDS encoding alpha subunit of F0F1-type ATP synthase (ATP synthase subunit alpha) has product MFRNALRQSSRTVAAATATGRIASVRAAAPGPVSAAAKQVRTYAAEAKASPTEVSSILEQRIRGVQEEAGLAETGRVLSVGDGIARVHGMTNVQAEELVEFASGVKGMCMNLEAGQVGVVLFGSDRLVKEGETVKRTGEIVDVPVGPELLGRVVDALGNPIDGKGPLNTKAKSRAQLKAPGILPRRSVNQPVQTGLKCVDSMVPIGRGQRELIIGDRQTGKTAVALDAMLNQKRWNNTSDESKKLYCIYVAVGQKRSTVAQLVKTLEENDAMKYSIVVAATASEAAPLQYLAPFTGCAMGEWFRDNGRHAVIIYDDLSKQAVAYRQMSLLLRRPPGREAYPGDVFYLHSRLLERAAKMNDTHGGGSLTALPVIETQGGDVSAYIPTNVISITDGQIFLESELFYKGIRPAINVGLSVSRVGSAAQVKAMKQVAGSLKLFLAQYREVAAFAQFGSDLDAATKQTLNRGERLTELLKQKQYSPMSVSDMVPLIFAGVNGHLDNIPVAKILQWESDFLAHLKSNNPEIQEAIEKEGQVSKETEASLKEIIQSFNKSFNA; this is encoded by the exons ATGTTCAGAAACGCTTTGCGGCAGTCCAGCCGCACCGTTGCGGCTGCCACTGCTACTGGCAGGATCGCTTCG GTCCGCGCGGCTGCTCCCGGCCCCGtctctgctgctgctaagCAGGTCCGTACCTACGCCGCTGAGGCCAAGGCTTCCCCCACCGAGGTCTCTTCTATCCTTGAGCAGAGAATCCGTGGTGTTCAGGAGGAGGCTGGTCTTGCCGAGACTGGACGTGTCCTTTCCGTCGG TGACGGTATCGCTCGTGTCCACGGCATGACCAATGTCCAGGCTGAGGAGCTGGTCGA GTTCGCCTCTGGCGTCAAGGGCATGTGCATGAACCTGGAAGCCGGCCAGGTCGGTGTTGTGCTTTTCGGTTCCGACCGTCTCGTCAAGGAGGGTGAGACCGTCAAGCGTACCGGAGAGATT GTTGATGTCCCCGTCGGTCCTGAGCTTCTCGGCCGTGTCGTCGACGCTCTGGGTAACCCAATCGACGGCAAGGGCCCCCTCAacaccaaggccaagagccGTGCTCAGCTCAAGGCCCCTGGTATCCTGCCCCGTCGTTCCGTCAACCAGCCCGTCCAGACTGGTTTGAAGTGTGTCGACTCCATGGTTCCTATTGGCCGTGGTCAGCGTGAGTTGATCATTGGTGACCGTCAGACTGGTAAGACCGCTGTCGCCCTTGATGCCATGCTGAACCAGAAGCGTTGGAACAACACTTCCGACGAGAGCAAGAAGCTCTACTGTATCTACGTTGCTGTCGGTCAGAAGCGTTCCACCGTTGCTCAGCTCGTCAAGACCCTTGAGGAGAACGATGCCATGAAGTACTCCATTGTCGTTGCTGCTACTGCTTCCGAGGCTGCTCCTCTGCAGTACCTTGCTCCCTTCACTGGTTGTGCCATGGGTGAGTGGTTCCGTGACAACGGCCGCCACGCCGTCATCATCTACGATGACCTTTCCAAGCAGGCCGTCGCCTACCGTCAGATGTCTCTGCTGCTCCGTCGTCCCCCCGGTCGTGAGGCCTACCCTGGTGACGTTTTCTACCTGCACTCCCGTCTCCTTGAGCGTGCCGCCAAGATGAACGACACCCACGGTGGTGGTTCCCTCACTGCTCTCCCCGTCATTGAGACCCAGGGTGGTGATGTGTCTGCCTATATTCCTACCAACGTCATTTCCATTACCGACGGCCAGATCTTCCTGGAGTCCGAACTTTTCTACAAGGGTATCCGTCCTGCCATTAACGTCGGTCTTTCCGTCTCTCGTGTCGGCTCTGCTGCCCAGGTCAAGGCCATGAAGCAGGTCGCTGGTTCCCTGAAGCTGTTCTTGGCTCAGTACCGTGAGGTTGCTGCCTTCGCTCAGTTCGGTTCCGATCTTGATGCCGCCACCAAGCAGACTCTCAACCGTGGTGAGCGTCTCACTGAGCTGCTCAAGCAGAAGCAGTACTCCCCTATGTCCGTTTCCGACATGGTCCCTCTCATCTTCGCTGGTGTCAACGGTCACCTCGACAACATCCCCGTCGCCAAGATCCTCCAGTGGGAGTCTGACTTCCTTGCTCACCTCAAGAGCAACAACCCTGAGATCCAGGAGGCCATCGAGAAGGAGGGCCAGGTCAGCAAGGAGACCGAGGCTTCCCTCAAGGAGATCATCCAGAGCTTCAACAAGTCTTTCAACGCATAG
- a CDS encoding DUF962 domain protein, translating to MALNLEKQLLFYGAYHNNPVNVAIHITCVPILLFTGIALASNSPALFNLPDVLRFEHLPPNLGTIGALIYSTFYILLEPVAGALIAPIIIGGAAFANHLLTTHGTDMNYWFGGIHVVSWLLQFVGHGAFERRAPALLDNLVQALLLAPLFVWMEILFFFGYRPELKARYDQSVQKEVAAFKEKKNNAGK from the exons ATGGCTCTGAATCTGGAGAAGCAGCTCCTTTTC TATGGAGCCTACCATAACAACCCA GTAAACGTCGCAATTCATATTACATGTGTGCCGATACTTCTATTTACTGGAATTGCCCTG GCATCGAATTCTCCTGCCCTCTTCAACCTGCCTGATGTCCTTCGTTTCGAGCACCTGCCCCCCAACCTCGGTACCATTGGCGCGTTAATATATTCAACATTCTATATTCTACTGGAGCCAGTTGCTGGGGCCCTGATCGCACCGATTATCATTGGCGGCGCGGCGTTCGCAAACCATCTCTTGACCACTCATGGCACGGATATGAACTACTGGTTTGGTGGAATTCATGTTGTGTCCTGGTTGCTCCAGTTCGTCGGTCACGGTGCATTCGAACGCAGGGCACCGGCTTTGCTGGACAACCTGGTCCAGGCGCTCCTTCTTGCTCCGCTTTTTGTTTGGATGgagatcctcttcttcttcggctaTCGCCCAGAACTGAAGGCGAGATACGACCAGAGCGTCCAGAAAGAGGTTGCTGCCTttaaggagaagaagaacaacgcaGGCAAATAA
- a CDS encoding DNA-directed RNA polymerase subunit E (unnamed protein product), with protein sequence MFFLKEETKVITLHPSYFGPNVREYLINRLNEEEEGRCTGDHFVICVMDMVDIGEGRVLPSSGQAEYTIKYRAIIWKPFRGETVDAIVTSVKPTGIFTLAGPLSVFIARKNIPSDIKWEPNTVPPQYTDHADQVIEKGTSLRLKILGVKPDVAAINAIGTIKEDYLGPL encoded by the exons ATGTTTTTCCTCAAGGAAGAGACCAAGGTCATCACGTTGCATCCGTCCTATTTTGGGCCTAATGTGCGAGAATATCTTATAAACCGGCTaaacgaggaggaggaaggacGGTGTACGGGAGATCACTTCGTGATTTGTGTGATGGACATGGTAGATATTGGAGAAGGTCGGGTTCTACCTAGCAGCGGGCAAGCCGAGTACACAATTAAATACCGAGCTATTATTTGGAAGCCGTTCCGTGGAGAGACC GTCGATGCCATCGTTACGTCTGTTAAGCCCACCGGAATCTTCACATTGGCGGGTCCGCTATCAGTTTTCATTGCGCGCAAA AACATTCCTTCCGACATCAAGTGGGAACCAAATACAGTGCCTCCTCAATACACAGATCACGCGGACCAGGTCATTGAGAAAGGGACAAGTCTACGGCTTAAGATTCTTGGTGTCAAGCCAGATGTCGCCGCAATCAATGCTATTGGAACCATTAAAGAAGACTACTTAGG ACCACTGTAA